A stretch of DNA from Thunnus thynnus chromosome 16, fThuThy2.1, whole genome shotgun sequence:
ATTCTTTGTTAAACCTCACATTATAGAACACATAGTAGCCATTGTTGTACATGTAGAGCTTCTGATCTGTGGGATTGTAGTCCAGGTTGGAGTATTTATCCTGGAACTTGTGAAAGTGGATGCTGAGATGCTTCTCCTCCCTGGTCTTGGTGTTGAACGCATAGTAGATCTCCTCTGTGTTCACATCCACGGACCTGGTGAGGTACATGACTCCACAGGCCATGAAAGCATTCCCAGCCAACTGCTTATATGCACCGGTGTTCCACTCATCCTCAATGCCGAAAGATTTCTCATCTATCTTAGCAAGGACAATTTTACCCTTGCTCTCCTCTGAGGCATATATTACCCACAATCCAGTTTCATCAGCTGCAAAGTCCAAGTTCTGATTGTCTGAGTAACTGTATGAGAACTTTTGGCTTGCGGCCGGGATCACTCTGTAGTCATACTTGGAGCTGGTCAGATTGAGTTTGGTCATACTGAAAGGTGTGTTGATCTGGTAATAAATGGTGTTACCATGAACAATGTAATTGTTACCAGTACCTCTCCACCCTCCTGGTATGTCATGCTGTTTGAATGCAGACCTTTGAATCAGGTTTTCATAGTTAGAGTACAAATAGAAGTCATGCACTGAGGGGCTGCTGTATGCACCATAGAAGTACATTGATTCATAGCCTCGAACAGGTTTGGAGTCTTTTCCCCAGCCCCCATACTGAAAACCTGCATTCAAATGAGCGTTCAGTTGGACAACCATGGGTTTGCTGATGCTCATGATTCCTGTGTGATTGCAGTTTCctggaaagaaaggaaaaatgtttcacattgGTTGGCAATCTctgatttttaaacttttatccACAGTCCTCTGCCAAGTTGACTTACCAATGTCTGGCTTGATGAACTCTTGTTCCTTCTGGCACTCCTCCAGCTTCTTCTGCAGTTTGGCAAATTCAATGCGGATCACTTCCAGGTTGCTCTTGTCATAAGTCTCCAGTTGGTTCACAATGAGGGTCATGTTGCGGATCTAGgatcaaaaacataaattaaattgAGATGTAATGTTCTGACAATGAGGGAAACCGTGCTATATGCGAGTACTTTTGGAAAATGTCTCTTTCACCTCAGTGTACAGACTGTCAAACATGGGCGAGGAGGAGTTGAGGGAGTCTTTGAGCTGAGACACCAGAACCTCAAACTCTCTGAGCTCAATCCTGAGCAGCtcaaagtccagtttgatgtaACTGTCAGGACTACTCTCCAGCATGGCCACTCTGAAAGTCAGCTTCTTCAGTTCTTCCAAATACACATCCAACTTAGCCTCATAGCTCACCATCTACAAGAGTTAGgtgaaacaaatacacagatcAATGTGACGATCTTCTATCACAGTGTATGAATGCCGTGGAACGGTTTAGTCTTGATAGGTCTTATTGTACCTTGTTCATTTGAATTTCCACTTCCAGGATCAGATCCTTGCTCACTTGTTGCATGTGCTCTACCCGGTCGGCAGGGAAGGTGGTGTCAGGCAGGTACACATGACAAACACACTGACCTGACTCACCCATTGATGCAGTCACACTGCCAGATTCCCAGTCCTCCACTGgctgaaaaatgtttcaaaaatatttacTACCATGAAAAAGGGATTGTGATAATGAGCAATCCGTCTCCATGTTTTTAATAATAGAAATTAAGAGTCACCTACCATCCAGGCCAAAGCAGGACTGAGGGCTGGTAGGAGAAGCAGCAGAATCTGCACCATCGTGTCTCAGTTTAACTCTCAAGTGTCTCCTAGATGGCTCAGTCAGAGGTGTTTTAAAGACAAGTATTATCAGATCATCATAGACACCCTCTCTCTTCCCAAAGTTTTTATCTGAGCTCAACACAAGAACAGATGTTCATTCACAAGTAGTCCTTGTTTGCTCACAAAGAGGACTCTACCACGACGTCAGGTTTGATCTGAACATAGGGTGTGGATGAGAAAAATGACATATGTGGTGATTTCTGACACCACCTTGTTATGTTTATGGCCTGTTCACTCAGTCTAGCAAGTGTTTTATGGCAGGAGGAAGACAATCTGGCAGGCACATTGTATGacattcttttcatttcagtcaaacaaaccaattttaattattattaatcagCCGTAATAGAGTATACTTATTTGTGTAGTCATTGTGTTTTGAGTGAAGGAATCAAATTGCATCTTCATATTGCTTCCTGATGAGCAGGGTTCATTGTGTAAGCTTGTGCATGTGCCAGTGCTTTTTAACAGTGCGGTTCATAAGGAGGACATATTGGGCCACAAGggaacaacttttaaaatgaaatgctgaCTCAACACCAAGGGAATCACATTATGCAGGACCACTTTTTCACTTCAGCAGCAAATTGAATGAATAAAGCATCCGCACACTCAAATCTGTGCAAGAATCTTTTTAATTAGCAAGCTTTCGGTCATTGGTTCATGCACCACATCTTGAAGGAGGTTTCTGGCTGAAAGCTCGCTAATTGAAAAGATTCTTACACAGGTTTGAGAGTGGGGATGTTCTTTTCATTCAGTGTGATATTTTTAGCTCCAGCACCTTTGCTTAGTCTGATAACGGGTGAGCAGTGTATGTTTCTCTATTTTTGATTTCacctcagcagcagcaatgaATGAGAAGATAAAAATGTTGAGAGAAAAGTTTTCAAGTGTGGCagttataaacaaaaaaatgttaaactgaaCTATTGATATGGAAACTattgaaatatgtaaaaaattgAACATAGAATAAAAACCCTGCCATGGTTtcctttaaatgaaaagaatttGATTTCTATGTGACCAAAAGGTAGTGAAAATTGTTTTGTAGGTGTTCTTTGACTTTGTCCTATTATTGCACCTGTATCTCCCTCTAAATCTACAGCTACATAAGGAGGGgggcaaattaaaggaaaaagaatAAGAGTGGAGCAACATAACAAATGCAGGTACAAGGGCCTACTGAATTGtttaatgagtatgaaaatgatgtgagtcgtatgctatggccttcacagtcacagtcagttTCAAACCAAACTGGATCtttatgggagattttggaccaacgtgttagacagcgctctccaccaccatcatcaaaactcCACATAAGTGAATATCTTTCATTCCTGTGTTCATTGCTCCAGTAGAGTTTAAAgactgtttcttttgttttttcccctttaattTGTCGCTGCTTCTCCTGTTGGGTCTTATCACAGACCGTATGAAGGTTTTTACACGATTACTTTTGCAGACAAGTAAAGAACTTCAGACAATGCACATCCAGGACTACAATGGAAATAAGACTTAAACTCACGTACATTAAACTAAAAGAATGCACAGCACAAccctttaattaaaaatgtaagtgCAGTTTTCCCCTTCCCATGTTACATTGCCATTTCACCTACTGAattatgatttattgatttaatataTGATGAATAGTGAGGtaggaaatattaaaaagtgtATTAAGGAAGTGTTACACTGTAAGTTTggattttattgtgttttattgttttaaaaaaaagcagaacaaaaGTACAACTGTTGCCACTATAAAACTTTAGAGCTGCTATAAACTAAAGGCGCTGATAGAGCAAAAATCAAGATACATCTCTTTATtgatacaatattttttatcaagTATGAATGTATACGCCTACAGTGCTCATCTTTTAGCGGAACTAAATCCCTCATTTGGAATAGATGTTTAAGGAAATCATTTGTAACTAGAGAAACAGAGCTTTATCATTCCAATATAAATCAGAATATAGCTCTATGTCTACTTTTCCATTGTCAgaaactattacacatgcaagtTAACCATTATGGAACAAAATAAGCAAAGTGAATAGTATAACAATCCTGGCACTTCAGACTCTACTTCACTTTAATGCATTTAAGGCAGTAGAAATTGTGGGTGAAGGGAGTGAAGTGAATTGAGTCATTTTATCAATACTCTCATTtgcaataattaaaaaataatacactCTATTCATGAGAACTTGCACAAGACGACACCTgagattttttaaatgcatgagATCATTTATTAGCAAAtcaagcagaagaaagatacaTGTTTTGCTACATGaactacaaaaaaaagtgaagcaCAATGATTGCTTCATTCATAACATGTGATACTTTAGTAAATCACAGATCAAATTAGGACAGAAGAAATGATGGTGTCACGGTAGCTTTAGTTGTGTGATTAAACCACAGATGGTAATTAACATAGTAGCCATCATTGTACATGTAGAGCTTCTGATCAGTAGGATTGTAGTCCAGGTTGGAATACTTATCCTGGAACCTCTCAAAGGGAATACTGACGTAGCTCTCTTGTTTGGTTTTGGTGTCAAACTTGTAAAATATTTCTTCAGTTAGGATATCAACTGTCTTGACTGCATACAGAACACCACACACCATGAAGGCATTGCTCACTCCTGGTTTATAGATACTAGTCTGCCACTCCTCCTCAACCCCAAAAGCCTGCTCATTTATTTTAGCTATGACCATCCGGCCACTGGACTCATCTGTAGCATAGGTCACCCATAGACCGGATTCATCAGCAGAAAAGTCAAAGTTCTGATTTGGGGAGTTACTGTAGGAGAATCTGGTGCTAGCCCTAGGAATCACCCTGGACTCATAATTCATGCTGGTGAAATTCAATTTGGCCAACCCAAACGGATTGTTGATCTGATAATACAGAATGTTGTCACGGATGATGAAATTGTTCCCTGTGCCCCTCCAACTGCTATGTAAGTTGTGATGCTGGAAGTGGTTTCTCAAAATTAGATTCTTGTAGTTAGTGTAAAACCTAATGTCAACAATGGAGCCACTAGTATACCCAGAGTACCAGTACATGGACTCTCTGTCAGGAATAGGCTTTGAATCTTTCCCCCAGCCTCCATATTTGTAGTCAGAATTCAGATGGGCATTTAGTTGACTCACAATGGGCTTGCTGACCTTGATGATACCTGTGTGTGCACAAGACCctgcagaaagagaggaaaaattaGTTAAATGAGTCCAAAGACGGTGTAGAACTAACTTAGTGTGGATTAGCTTACCGATGTTGGGGTTGAAGAGCTCCTGGTGGCGCCTCTCGCACTCCTCCAGTTGCAGCTGCACCTTGATGTACTCCCGGCGCGTCACCAGAACCATGTTCTTGTCATAGGTCTTCTCCAGCTCGGTCAGGGTCCCCACCATGGCTATGATCTGAAAGTGAACATAGACACGGTTTGCCAATTGATCAACACAAGTCAACAAGCCATCAAGTCTGCAGTTCTGCAGGACTTACCTGTACACGTAGAGACTCGAAGATAGTGGTGGAGCCTTTAATTGAAAGCTGCAGCTCTTTAATCAAGGCCTCCACTTGTTTAATCTCTACCTTCATATCGTTTATCTCGGCGTCATTGTAGGCATTGGTGTTATTCTCCATTTTTTCAATTTCCACTGTCAATTTTATAATCTTTTCTGCATATGATGTCAGCTTTGTCTCATAAGCTTCCAGCTGAAATCaagtacagaaaaaaatcagtttacaTTCTTTTTGGTTTGTCTGAAGTAACTTAACATCACATGAATACCTTGCCCATCTCCAGCTCCAGTTTGTGGGAGATCTCCCCAGCTGTCTGCTCTACCACCACCAGATCTTTTATAGGAAAGGTAGAACTGGGCAGGAAAGCATCACAGGTACACCTTCCCCCCCCACTTCCACCTCCTGTCCCATTCCTCACGCTCCTTTCACTCCACAGGCCTACACGCTGAGAAAGGATGACATGAAGAGAGATCAGCTTACCTCTAATGTAGGTAAAGCCTCAAGAATAAGGATGAATAAGATGATCTAAGTCATGCCATACATACCCCCCAGGCCACTGTGGAGCTCAGCAGTGCTAAGAAATACAGAGCACTGATCATTCTGGTGCAGTCAGATTGGTTATGATTGATAGCTGGACCTTCAGGGCTTATATAGCCTGTTTCAACATCTTGCAGGATGTTCCACCTGTCCTTGATAGCCAAGGCACATGTCAAGAAATAACAGTTACTGTTATCTTCAGCAAACAGAAGTTACAACTCTAGTGTTTGGGTGTGCACCAAAATTCAAAGAATAAATGATGGGTGGATCTACCATATGACAGAGTTCCCAagtgttataaaatgttttttctctgtggATAATCACTGAATGAACGATGACTGACTGAAAGACGAATGTCCTGCTGAATTAATGAATTTCTGAATATAATGTGCACAGTTATTTAAAATTAGAAACAAGATAATACAAATGACACTGTCTCTCTTcaatcattatttattaactgtGTAACAAAGTAGCTAAAGGTGTCCAAATGACCAAAAGAATCATAAAGATTATATAACATTATTCAGTTCACTTGACAGTTTGTGTAGGAGTCTTTGAGTCTTTCGCCACACGtttcttagttttctttttcttcactttcttgGTTTTGGCTTTAACCTCTGGCTGCTTGGCATTAAGTGCAGGCCTGGACCTGGTCAGGTGGTTAGCAGTGGGGCTGAGCTTGCTATGGCCCATCTCTGGATCAGAGCGTACACCCTGTGCAGAGATGGACTTGCCTGGGGCCGAGCGAGGGGAGTCATCCAGCAGGTTGGGTTGGGAGTAGGAGCGCATAGCTGGGGAACTGGTGGGACGGTAAGGCGTGGTGCCTCCTATCATGGGCAGGTGGACATGCTCATTGCTCAGGTTAGAGACAGAATAGCGACTGCTGTTGGACATGACGATGTGATGCCAAGAACTGAGAGGGGTGGCAGAGAAGTGCTGTGGGCCACTTGAGTCCTCTTTGGCACCTCCTGGAGATATGACCATAGAGCTGCGTGGTGTGACTGCCTCCACAGCGCTCTGGAAAGTCTTGAGGATACGGTCActcttttgcttttctttcttctgtcgGGACTCAACCTTCCGCAGTTGGCGGCGGTGATCCCTCATCATCTGTTTCCTCGTATCTGCCAGTCCCCTGCACAGAAACATCAGATAACCCTATGAACCTCTTAGACTGCTTTATGGAGCCAAAATGTAAGACTGCATCCAATTTATTACACGCCTCTCTCTGtgccaaacataaacatcactaTTTTACGACgttgtttttgaaagcatcaTTCAAGGTGAGAAGCTGGACAAATTCACAGCTAAAACACACTTGGTTCAACTCCAATGGTCATCAGTCAAACGGCCACGATTGTAAAGTGCACAGTAACGTCATTACTAAATGTTTtccaacaaaaaacacatcacaagCTCACGTTGTGAAGCACCCATCTGTGAGTATAATCAAATACAGTATGACACATGCTCACCTGTAGTCTACCATTCCTGTCCTGTCGCGATCAAGTCTCTGAATCAGCTCCTCAATGTGGTATCGATCCAAAGGAATGCTTGATTGCTGTCAAGTTTTCACACAACAAAAGGAAGGAAACAGCCAGAGTCAGATTACAACGTTTCTAATTTGCATG
This window harbors:
- the LOC137200004 gene encoding LOW QUALITY PROTEIN: olfactomedin-4-like (The sequence of the model RefSeq protein was modified relative to this genomic sequence to represent the inferred CDS: substituted 1 base at 1 genomic stop codon) — translated: MGESGQCVCHVYLPDTTFPADRVEHMQQVSKDLILEVEIQMNKMVSYEAKLDVYLEELKKLTFRVAMLESSPDSYIKLDFELLRIELREFEVLVSQLKDSLNSSSPMFDSLYTEIRNMTLIVNQLETYDKSNLEVIRIEFAKLQKKLEECQKEQDLKIRDCQPMXNIFPFFPGNCNHTGIMSISKPMVVQLNAHLNAGFQYGGWGKDSKPVRGYESMYFYGAYSSPSVHDFYLYSNYENLIQRSAFKQHDIPGGWRGTGNNYIVHGNTIYYQINTPFSMTKLNLTSSKYDYRVIPAASQKFSYSYSDNQNLDFAADETGLWVIYASEESKGKIVLAKIDEKSFGIEDEWNTGAYKQLAGNAFMACGVMYLTRSVDVNTEEIYYAFNTKTREEKHLSIHFHKFQDKYSNLDYNPTDQKLYMYNNGYYVFYNVRFNKE
- the LOC137199467 gene encoding olfactomedin-4-like; its protein translation is MISALYFLALLSSTVAWGRVGLWSERSVRNGTGGGSGGGRCTCDAFLPSSTFPIKDLVVVEQTAGEISHKLELEMGKLEAYETKLTSYAEKIIKLTVEIEKMENNTNAYNDAEINDMKVEIKQVEALIKELQLSIKGSTTIFESLRVQIIAMVGTLTELEKTYDKNMVLVTRREYIKVQLQLEECERRHQELFNPNIGSCAHTGIIKVSKPIVSQLNAHLNSDYKYGGWGKDSKPIPDRESMYWYSGYTSGSIVDIRFYTNYKNLILRNHFQHHNLHSSWRGTGNNFIIRDNILYYQINNPFGLAKLNFTSMNYESRVIPRASTRFSYSNSPNQNFDFSADESGLWVTYATDESSGRMVIAKINEQAFGVEEEWQTSIYKPGVSNAFMVCGVLYAVKTVDILTEEIFYKFDTKTKQESYVSIPFERFQDKYSNLDYNPTDQKLYMYNDGYYVNYHLWFNHTTKATVTPSFLLS